The DNA region CAACGTTGCCTGCGCATGGGCCATCGGGGTGGTTGTATTCGCTGCTGGCCCAGCCGTTGCGCAGGACGCTCAATCTTCCACCCAGCGCGCGGGCATTGCCGTCGAGCCTGGCGTGCACGTCACCACCCGCCTCAACACCTCACGCCGGTTCTTCGGCCCGGTCGAAAGCGTGGACGCGGTGCGCGCCATGATGGCCAGGCCGGGTATGGCCGCGGACATCCAGGCCGTGTTCGAGTCGGCCGGCATCGGGTATCTCGGCGCGGAGGCCGTGCGCACGCTCACGGAGGCGACCGCCCTTCGCAACGTCACCGTGCCCGTCGGCTCGAAGCTGGAGTGGATGGCACTCCGGGAGCGCGGCACACCCGCCATTCTGCGGAACGTCCAGTGGGGGGGCGACACCGCGTTCGAGGCCTACGAGTTCAGCCTCGACGACGGCAACCGCGGCTACACCTTCGTGGTGCCCACGGCGTGCGCCAATCTCGCGCTGGCCAGCACGGGGCCGAGCCCCAGGGCCGCCGAGGCCGCGCGGGCCGCTGAACTGAAGCGTGCGGAGGACGCGCGGCGGGCCGCCGCCGAAGCAGCCGCGGCGCGGAAGGCCGACGAGGCGCGGAAGGCGGAAGACGCGCGAAAGGCCGAGGACGCCCGGAAGGCCGAGGAGGCCCGGGTGGCCGAGGCGGCCCGGAAGGCCGAGGAGGCCAGAGCGGCCGAGGCCGCCCGGCAGGCCGCGGAGGCGGCCGAACGCGATCGGCGCGCCAAGGTCGATGCCTTCATCGAGATCCTGGGCGGCAAGGAGCGCCGGCTGCGCGCGGCCGACGTGGACGGCGTGACCGTCGAGAACGGGCAGTGCGCGGCGCTCGTCGGCGGCAAGGGCGGCCTGGATCTGCGTCTCGGCTCGTCGGGCTGGCGCGTGGCGCCCGGCATCGGCGTGGCCGTGAACACCGAGGAGACCGGCAACAGCAGCCTTTTCGGCGACGTCGAGCTGAACTACTGGGGCCAGAGCGAGAAGGGCTTCGTCGGCACCGGCGTCGGCGTGTGGGACGTGACGCACTCGGACACGATCACGGGGTCGTGGCTCCTGCACGGCGGCGTCCAGCTGGCGCGCACCGCCAGCGACGTGCGGTACCTGCTCGTCGGCGAGGGACGGCTCTTCTTCGACCACGCCGACGACATCGACAACAACTACATGGTGTGGGCTGGCCTGCGCATCGTGTTCCGGTGACGCGGGTCGGCGGTCAAGCGGCCCGGGCCGGTCCGGTCTGGGCCGCGCCCGCGCCGGCCGCTGGCGCGCCGCCGAAGCCCACCCGCTGCATGCGGCCCCAGGTGTGATCGCCGCGGAAGTAGCGCCAGAACGCCTTCAGCCGGTACCACACCGTGATCTGCCGGTAGCCGAACGGCTCCAGGAACGCGAAGGCCACCAGGCGCAGCGTGTCCATCGGCCGCCGGTACCGGTGGAAGCTCACTTCTTCCATCAGGATCGCCGCCAGGGACAGGAGCGAGCCGAAGAGATACGCGGCCACGAAGAACGCCAGCGCGAAGCGCGGCGACAGCGTGCCGGTCAGCGTGCAGCCGATGGTGATGACGAGGCCGGCCGCCTCCACCACAGGCGCCAGCAGCTCCGCCACCAGGAAGTACGGCATCGCGATGAGCCCCGTCGCGCCGTACTTTGGATTCAGCAGCACGTGCCGGTGGGCCACCATCGTGGAGATGAGGCCGCGGTGCCACCGCTCGCGCTGGCGGCCGAAGACCGCGATCGACGAGGGGACCTCCGTCCAGGCGACCGGGTCGGGGATGAAGACCACCTTCGCGCCGATGGCCTGCTCGCGCAGGTGGCGCTGCAGCCGCACGATCAGCTCGAAGTCCTCGGTCACGGTGCTCGTCGCGTAGCCGAGGATCTCGGTGAGGTAGTCGCGGCGGAAGAGCCCGAAGGCCCCGGAGATGATCAGGTTCCCGCCGAGCAGGTTCCACCCGAGCCGGCCGAACAGGAAGGCCCGCAGGTACTCGACCGTCTGGATGCCGGCCAGCCAGTGGCTGTCCACGCGCGCGTCCACCACGCGCCCCTCCTTGACCGTGCACGAGTTCACGACGCGGATCGTGCCGCCGACGGCCGCGATCTTCTGGTCGAACAGGAACGGCCGCGCCAGGCGGAGCAGGGCGTCCGGCTCGATGAGCGTGTCGGCGTCGCAGGCCAGCGCGAACGGGTAGCGGGCGGCGTCCAGCGCCACGTTGAGCGCGTCGGCCTTGCCGCCCCCGTGCTTGTCGACGACCAGCAGCTTCGACCACGTGCGGGACCGGTAGTAGCCGCGGACCAGCTTCGTGCGGAGGCGGCGCATGACGGCGGGTGGCACCTCGTAGAGGTCGTAGGCGTCGATGAGGCGCTGCAGCGTGTCGTCGGTCGAGCCGTCGTTGACGAGGACGACCTCGTAGTAGGGGTACTGCAGGGTGAGCAGCGCCCTGACGCTGTCCACGATCGTGACCGCCTCGTTGTGCGCGGGCACCAGGATGCTCACGCGCGGCACCGCGGACGAGGTGAGGCTGCGGGCGAGCACGTCCTCGCTCCCGAACCGCCAGTGCGCGAAGAGCTGCGGCGCCGCCAGGACCAGCAGCAGCGCGAAGAACGAGTTCACGTGCAGCATGTACCAGAGGATGGCGACGTCGGCCACCCGCAGGACCTCGAGGAACCACCAGTCGGCGTGGAGGGGCACGGCCGTCAGACCTCCGACATCTCGACGACCGCCGGGGCCGACAGCCCCGAGACCAGGACCGCCATGTCGCGGGCCAGGGGATCGTCGCCGCGTGCCACGGCGAGGAGCTCGTCCTTGCCGTGGCCGCCGATCTGCGCCAGGGCCAGCGCCGCGCGGTAGCGCACCCACCACGATCGATCGCGAACCGCGACGGCGAGGGCGTCGGTGGCCGTCCTGACGCGCAGGGCGCCGAGCGCGCGGGCCGCCTGCGCCCGTACGCGCCAGTCGGCGTCGGCCAGGAGCGCGAGGAGTGCCGGAACCGTGTCGGGATCCGGGTGCCGGCGCAACGCCCGGGCGGCATGGACGCGGACCAGCGGCTCCGGGTGGCCGGCAAGCGTCACCACGCGGCCGAGCGCGGCGGGCGAGGCGAGCGCGCCGGCGGCGTCGATCCAGACGGAGAGCTCCGGCGGCGGGGCGTCCATGGTGAGGCGCGGCAGCAGCGCCGCCTCGACGATCCGCGGGTTGCGCGCCAGCGCGGCGAGCTGATACGCCTGTACCGCGTCCTGGCGGCGGGGCACGCCGTCGAGCTCGTGATCCACGAGCAGCCCGCCCAGGCGGGCCGCGGCGTCGATGGCCACCAGGCGCACGGCGGGGTGCCGATCCGCGAGCAGGGTCGTGATCAGAGGGCCGTCGTCGGGCGCGCCGACGATGGTCAGGAGGCGAGCCGCGTCGAAGCGCCGCCACCAGAAGATCGAACGCCCGCGGGCGAGCATCCGCTCCACCCAGGGCTCCGCCCGGAGGATCGGCGCCAGCACCTGCTGGCGTTCGAGTGTCACGTAGGCCGTGGCCAGCCGGGCGACGGCGTGGAAGGCGACGTGCGGATGTTCGGACCGGAGGGCGCGCACGAGCTGGTGCGGATCCGCGTTGTCGATGAGCCACACGTGCAGCAGGGGCTCGAGGCGCTGCACGCCGTCGGCCACCTGGTGGGCGCGCATCACGAGCCAGACGCGCAGGATCGCGAGCGCCCCGAGGGCGATGGCGATGAGCGAGCCTTCCACGGCGAGGGCCACCGACAGCGCGTCGAGCGACAGCATCAGGCGGCCGCCTCGCACCGGCGGGCGACGGCCGCCCACTGCTGGAGCTTCACCGACAGCACGCGCACGTTGAAGGGCTTGGCCAGGTGGTCCAGCGCGCCCGCGAGCAGCGAGCGCACCTGCACGGACTCGTCGGCGTGCGACGAGAGGGCCACGACCAGGTAGGCGCCGGGCCGTTCGACCGACAGGCGTTCGAGGATGGCGTGGCCGTCGACGCCCGGGAGGTCGACGTCCAGGACCACGACGCTCGGATGCGCGGCCCGGGGCGCCGTGAGGAGCCGCTCGAGGAGCGCGAGCCCCGACGTGAAGGTCGTGTGCGGCAGGCCCACCTGCACGAGCGCGAAGGTGAGCATCCGGAGCAGCGACGGGTCGGCCGTGGCCACCACGATCGGCGCGACGGCCCGGGGCGCGGCCTCGAGCTCCGTGGGCTCGACGACCGGCGTCGGCGCCGCCGGCGCCGCCGGGCGGGGCGGCAAGCCCCGGCGCTGCCGGGCTCGACGCGGCCGCACCGGTCCCGCCGGCGCGGCGGCCTGGTCGGGCGCCGTCTGCCCGGTCGCACGGGCCTGGAATGTCCGTCGTGGCTGCACGTGTAGTCGTCGCGCCCGCGCGGCCGTGGCGGCCGCGGGGCTCCTCGTCGGGGAATCGGCCCGGCCGACCCGGCCTTCAGTGCGCGGCCTCGCGCCCCGTTGCCCGGCCCGTCGCGCGCGCCGGACTAAGATGGCGTCGGCCAGCGGACGATAGTCCGGACGCCCGCCATGCTCCGTCTCGACCGCGCCCTCATCGCCGCTCTCGCCGTAGGGCTCTGGTCAGGCGTCGCGGCGGCGGCCGCCGACCTCCACGGCGGCCTCGCGGGCGCCCGCTTCTGGTTCGCCGGGGTGGCCGCCCTCGCCGCCCTCGCTCTCAGCGCGCGCGGGCCATGGGCGGCCACGGGTCGCTGGACCGCGGTGGCCATCGGCGGGTCCGCCGCCGCCCTGACCCTGATCCAGGCCGGGCCCCCCGTCCGCTACCAGCACGCGCTGGACTGGCCCAGGCTCGCGGAGCACCCCGTG from Vicinamibacterales bacterium includes:
- a CDS encoding glycosyltransferase, which gives rise to MPLHADWWFLEVLRVADVAILWYMLHVNSFFALLLVLAAPQLFAHWRFGSEDVLARSLTSSAVPRVSILVPAHNEAVTIVDSVRALLTLQYPYYEVVLVNDGSTDDTLQRLIDAYDLYEVPPAVMRRLRTKLVRGYYRSRTWSKLLVVDKHGGGKADALNVALDAARYPFALACDADTLIEPDALLRLARPFLFDQKIAAVGGTIRVVNSCTVKEGRVVDARVDSHWLAGIQTVEYLRAFLFGRLGWNLLGGNLIISGAFGLFRRDYLTEILGYATSTVTEDFELIVRLQRHLREQAIGAKVVFIPDPVAWTEVPSSIAVFGRQRERWHRGLISTMVAHRHVLLNPKYGATGLIAMPYFLVAELLAPVVEAAGLVITIGCTLTGTLSPRFALAFFVAAYLFGSLLSLAAILMEEVSFHRYRRPMDTLRLVAFAFLEPFGYRQITVWYRLKAFWRYFRGDHTWGRMQRVGFGGAPAAGAGAAQTGPARAA
- a CDS encoding response regulator, with the protein product MPPRPAAPAAPTPVVEPTELEAAPRAVAPIVVATADPSLLRMLTFALVQVGLPHTTFTSGLALLERLLTAPRAAHPSVVVLDVDLPGVDGHAILERLSVERPGAYLVVALSSHADESVQVRSLLAGALDHLAKPFNVRVLSVKLQQWAAVARRCEAAA
- a CDS encoding HEAT repeat domain-containing protein, which gives rise to MLSLDALSVALAVEGSLIAIALGALAILRVWLVMRAHQVADGVQRLEPLLHVWLIDNADPHQLVRALRSEHPHVAFHAVARLATAYVTLERQQVLAPILRAEPWVERMLARGRSIFWWRRFDAARLLTIVGAPDDGPLITTLLADRHPAVRLVAIDAAARLGGLLVDHELDGVPRRQDAVQAYQLAALARNPRIVEAALLPRLTMDAPPPELSVWIDAAGALASPAALGRVVTLAGHPEPLVRVHAARALRRHPDPDTVPALLALLADADWRVRAQAARALGALRVRTATDALAVAVRDRSWWVRYRAALALAQIGGHGKDELLAVARGDDPLARDMAVLVSGLSAPAVVEMSEV